The genomic segment ATAAAGATAAATTTATAAACACCCCTTTATCCAGATGTTTTCAACTTGGTCTTACAGCAGTAAATATTCATGATTTCACTCCAGATCCTGTTTCAGGCTGTAAATATTGTAGTTTTATAGGCGCTCCCATAACAGAACAGGGAATTGTAAAAGGAGTTATGGTTGTTCAACTGGAAATAGACGGCCTTAATGCTATTGTTAATCGTAATCAAGGAATGGGTAAAACAGGTGAAACCTATGTTGTTGGAAAATCAGGAGAAAATACAAGTTATCGCACCAACAGGCTTATAAAACAAGGAATTGCCGGGCAGGAAAAAAACGGGCAGGATATTGAAAAAGCACTTTCAGGCAAAAGCGGGCAGGAAATAAAAATGGGCAGTTCAGGGTATCTTGAATTAACACAATATGATCCTCTTCTTATTTCAGGGTTGAACTGGGCAATAATTACCACCATGAGTCTGGAAGAAGCCATAAGCCCCAGGATAAAAGACAATGACGATCTTTTTACAAAATATGTAAAACAGTTTAATTATAAAGATTTGTTCTTGATTCATCCTCAGGGAGACATTTTCTATTCTGTTTTGCAGAGGCAGGATTATAACACAAATATTTTAACAGGCCCATATGCTGAAACAGGTCTGGGAAAACTGGTTAAAAAGGTTATTAAAACAAAAAAATATGAAATTTCCGATATAGAGCTTTATCAGCCTGGAGATAATGAACCTGCAAATTTCATTGCCCAGCCTGTTATTAAAAATAATGAAATAGAATTAATTGTAGCACTCTGCCTTGATGTAAAAGATATTAATCATATTATGCAGCAGCGGGATGGAATGGGCAAAACAGGTGAATCCTATCTTGTTGGACAAGACAGGCGCATGAGATCAGATTCTTTTCTTAATCCTGATAAATATTCAATTAAATCATCTTTTATCCAAAAAAATCAAACCAAAATTGAAACCAGGGCTTCAACCCAGGCTCTGGCTGGAAAAACAGGTGCAGAGCTTATTACTGGTTATCATGGAAAAAAGGTTCTTTCATCATACACACCTGTTTTTATAGAAAACACAATCTGGGCACTTATCACAGAGATTGAAGAAGATGAGGCTTTTGCATCAATCAGGTCTTTATTATATTTTATGGAAATCGCTGCTGTTTTAGGTATTGCAATTATTATATATTTTGCTTTATTTATAACCCGTTTGATTTCATCTCCCATACAAAAAACTGTTACAGGTTTAAAAAAATCTGCAGATCAGCTTTCTATGGCTGCTGACCAGATTGCAGATACAAGCCGGCTGCTTGCCCAGAGTGCTTCACAGCAGGCAGTATCTATTGAACAAACCTCTGCATCTCTTGAACAGATGAAAGGAGCAAGCAGGGAAACTTCGGAACTCACAGATGGTGCCCATGAACTTATGGATGAAAATATCATGAAATCCGGCCAGTCTTTAAAAACCCTTGTTCAATTAACAAGAGAAATGTCAAAAATTGAAGCTGACAGTGAACATATTGTAAGAGTAATAAAAAGTATTGATGAAATAGCTTTTCAAACCAATCTTCTGGCTTTAAATGCTTCTGTTGAAGCAGTAAAAGCAGGCCAGGCAGGAGCAGGTTTTGCTGTTGTTGCTGATGAGGTAAGGAATCTGGCAATTAAATCAACAGAATCTGCTCAAAATTCTCAAAATCTGCTTAATACAACAGTTTTAAGTATAAACAATTCAGCCTATGCAATAAAAAAGATTAATAATGATTTTGAAGGAATTATAGAATCTGCAACAATTATGGGTGATAAAACTGCTGAAATTACCCGCGCAAGCCAAGACCTTGCAAAAGGTATTGAGCAAATAAGCATTGCTGCCAATGAAATGGATAAGATTGCCCAGCAGGTTGCCGCAGCATCTCAAGAATCTGCCGCAGCATCTGAAGAAATGTATAGTGAATCAGCCAGGATGAAAGAGCTGGTTAATGAACTCTCAAGCCTGGTAAAAGAAATTAAAGAATAATATCTTAACTTCAAAAATGAAACATGATCATTATTGCAGATTCCCATGTAAGTAATCATCTGGGCAATACGGTTCCTTTTTTTAATATGCTGGAAGCTTTTGAAAAAAACAATCATGATATTGTTTTTCTTGGAGATATTTTTGACCTATGGATTGCCCTGCCTGGTTATGAAGACAAAATTCATAAAGACTTTCTCACCTGGTGCAAAGATCAGAAAAAATATCGAACCATAGGTTTTATTGAAGGAAACCATGAGTTTTTTCTTGCAGAACAAAAAAAAGATTTTTTTTCATGGTGTACGGATCTGCCCTGGTATCAAGATGGAAATGCCTGCCTTTTTTGTCATGGCGATACTATAAATCAAAAAGATAAAGGATATTTGTTATTTAAAAATTTGATAAAAAATCCAGTTGTCAAGTTTATTCTTATGCGATTATCCTGCGGACCTGAATTGACTCTTAAAATCAGAAATACTTTTAAAAAAAGAAATTCAAAGATTAAAAAATATCTGCCTGAAACAGAAATAAGAAACTTTGGAAAATCAATGTTTCACAAAGGAATAAAAACTATTTTTACAGGCCATTTTCACCAGGAATATCTTATCTGCAGGGAAGACAGAAGACTTTATATTTTAAACGACTGGTTTTCAACACAAAAAATCTGCCTTTATGATAAATTATCAAAAAAAATAAAAATTTGTCATTGGTCTGAGATTGCATCATAAAAAAAAATCGGCAATTCACTGCCGGTCTTTTATTTAATATAAGGACTGACCAGTTCCCTATAATAATCCATTTTTTCAGGATCATTGATCTCTGCTTCAAGAATATTTATCAGGACATTAATGGAAGATAAAGAAGGACGGCTGGTTTTGACCCATTCATTCAGGGCATCTATAAAGATTATTTTTGCCATTGGGCCTGCAATTTTTGCCAGAGCTGTCTGCATGTTCTTGAGATTTTCTGAAATCGGCCCCTGGTTTAAAAGCTGTTCACCGTCTATTATATTTTTGTCTATTATATTTTTGTCAGGTATATTTTTTCCAGATTTTGCTGCAACAAAGGCTTGTTCAATATTATTTTGTTCTTTCTGGGTAATTGCAGCTTTTTTCAAATCAGATACAATCAGATTTAAAGACATTGCCAGGAAATTTTCATTTATTGAGGGATCGCATACAATAATCAGATATGTACTGGCTGAAATCTCCCTGATTATTAAAATTGATTCATCGTAATAAATTGAAATTTCAAGCATATCAGGAAAACAGGTAACGCCGCTGGAATATATTTTTATCAGCATCTTGGCAATTGTCTGCAGCCTGTCTTGTTTGAAAACTGCTGGTAAATTACTGGCTGAAATACCTTTTTGAGAGCTATAAATAAACCCGCCGATTATCCCGGGAATGGATTTAATTTCATCAAGTATCTTATCCATAATTTTCCTCTGCCTGCAATTTAAATTTATTTATAAAATCCATTGATTTACATCCTGGTATCATTTCTGCAATAATGAATCTGCTATGATAAGTAAATAAAGAATATTTTACACGGTTCCTGGTATGGATAATAATCTGGTTTAAATGATTATCCAGGATATTTCCCAGATCATCAGCAATATTTATATAGATCACAGGATTCAGGGTTGACAGCAGGCTGGATTCATTTTTTATATATTCTATATTCCCATGTGAATCAAATATTCCATATTCATATATTTCACTGGAATTATCTAAAATTGATCTAATGTTTTTTAAATCATAATCATCACTTTCACCAGGTAAATCCTTTACTGTTTTCTGCTGATTATTATCTTTGTTTTCATCTTCAATCTTATGGCTTTCCATAAGTAAATACATGAGAGGTATTTTAATATCTCTATGTGTCTTTCTGCACTCTTCCTCAATTTCAATTATTGTTTTTTTCCAGAACATAATATGATACAGGGCTTTTTTACCGGTCAGACTGCCTGTTTCAGCCGCAATAACCTCTCCGTCTATGCAATGCACCAGCCCTGTTTTTCCGCTGCATGTAATTGTCAGTGTACATGTTTTTTTTTCTATGTCAACTAGCTGCAGCAAAGACGCAAGACTTATTCCGTGAATCTTTCCTGCAGGTACTATATTTAATTCATCAAAAATTGCGTCAAGCATACGTGCTGTATCCAGAGGCTTTATAAAATAATATTGAACAGCCATTTTATTCAGCCTGGATATTATTTCTGGTTTATGGGATTTCAGCATTGCAATTGCACGGGTTTTAGGAAACTTTTTTTTTAAGTACAAAAGAAGCTTTAATCCGTTAATTTCAGGCAGGTATAATTCTGTTATAACAAGATCAAATCTGCTTTGTTCAAGCAGTTCAGCAGCCTGTCTGGCATTTTCAGCACTAATTATTCGGAATATGTCATAAGGGATTAATGAGTCTGATAACATGGAAATAGTATCAACATCTTGATCTACTATCAAAATTTTCTTCACGTAACCTTTATCCCTTTATGCTAAAATGTGGGAAAAATTCAGTTTTATTAAAGGGCTTCAACAAGAAGCCCTTTATAAATATTTGAGATTAATCTTTAAAAACCAGCTTGCCCCCGATCATGCCTGCAACAATAGCTGCCCCAAGCATGGTCAGGCATAAAAGTACATATGTCCATCGGTCAGGGGAATACACATCCATAACTTTGGGATCAGCAAAACGCCACAGCACCGCACAAACTGCAGCACCTGTTACAATAATAGCACAGATGATTTTTGTTAAAAAAATCTTTGTCAGATGTCCGCCATATTTATTTTTCCATTCCAGGTAACCTGTAAACAATACAAACGGAAGGGTAAAAACAACAAAGATCAGGGTGTAAAAACCTGTTATTTCAAGGTCTTTCATTTCAAATGCTACTGCCAGAAAAATAAAAAGAACAGACATGGGAAGCACGCCGTTGGGAAAATGGACTGATATGGGATGAGCATGGTGTTTCAGGAGCTGGCTGACAATGGTGTTGTAAATACGGCTTTTATCTGATTCCAAAGTTTCATCATCTGGAATTTCGCCGGCTGGCGATTCATTACCAGATGCTGTATCGGCTGGAGTTTCATCCTGTTTTTTATCCTGTTCTTCAACAGTTACAGGTTCAACCTTTGCCTCAATTTCTTCAAAAAGACTTTTGTCTGCCCCGCATACAGGACATTTATCAGGCAATTCATTTCCTGTATGAACATAACCGCATACTGTACATCTCCATTTTTTCATAATTATTCTCCTAATAGTATATTAATGATAAATACTGTTGATTAGGATAAATAACCCGTAAACATAATTTATTTCAAGATATTTTTGTTTTTATCAGCTTTTTCTGGCTGCTTTAATACCAATCATAATTACTGCTATGGCTGAAGGAGTCATACCGTCTATACGGGATGATTGTCCAAGAGAAGCAGGACGGATGGATGATAATTTTTCACAAAGCTCATTGGAAAGACCGTTTACCTTTGTATAATCAAAATCTTCAGGTATTTTGACATTTTCAAGGTTTTTAAATTTTTCAATTTCCCGGATCTGGCGCTGGATATAACCTTCGTATTTGGTTTCTATTACAACCTGACGTACAATTTTTAAAGAAACAGGTTCAGGGGCAGGCGCAAGAAATTCTACATCACTATAATCCATTTCAGCTCTTTTTAAAATCTGATCCAGGCTGACACCATTATCAATGGGCGTGGTATTTCTGGATTCAAGATATTGATTTACTAAAGGCACAGGTTTTATAATTGTTTTTTTGATCCGTTTAATTTCATTTTTTATCTGTTGTTTTCTGTCATTAACATCCTGCAGTATATGCTTATCAATAAGTCCTAAATCATGGCCCATAGACATAAGTCTGAGGTCTGCATTATCTTCCCTGAGCATGAGCCTGTATTCTGCACGGGAGGTAAACATCCGGTAAGGTTCTTTAGTACCTTTTGTTACAAGATCATCAATCATTACACCCATATATGCCTGGGAACGATCCAGAATAAAAGGAGGCCGTTTTTGAATCTGGCAGGCAGCATTAATACCTGCCCACATGCCCTGAGCACCTGCTTCTTCATAACCTGAGGTGCCGTTAATCTGTCCTGCAAGAAACAAACCAGGCAGCCTTTTGGTTTCAAGGGTTGGTTTAAGCTGAAGAGGATTTATATAATCATATTCAATAGCATATCCAGGTCTCATGATTTCTGCATGTTCCAAACCTTTTACAGAACGTACAAATTCAACTTGAACCTCAACCGGCAGGCTGTTGCCCAGACCGCTGGCATATATTTCATCTGTATCCAGCCCTTCATGTTCTAAAATAACATGATGACGGAGCCGTTCTGGAAATTTAACAACCTTATCTTCAAAAGAAGGACAATAACGTGCAGATACGCCTTTTATCATTCCCCCGTAAAGGGCTGAGTGTTTCAGGTTATCCAAAACAATTTTCCTGCTTTTTTCATTGGTATGTCCCATATAACTGGGAACCTGAGGCATGGAAATCTTTTCAGTAAAAAAGGAAAATGGAGCTGGTTTGGCCATTGGCTCCTGAGGAACAAATTGACTGAAATCTATGCTGTCTTTATGCAGACGGGGCGGTGTTCCTGTTTTCATGCGCCCCAGTGTAAAACCCAGTTCTTTTAAATGTGCGGGAAGTCCGTAAGATGCAAACTCACCTGCTCTGCCTGATTTAATTGATTTAAATCCAATATGAACCAGCCCGCTTAAAAAAGTGCCGGTTGCCAGGATAACAGCCCGGGCAGAATAACCAAAGCCTGTTCTATCCTCTACACCTGCAATATGCCCGTTTTCAATAACCAGCCTTTCCACCATGCCCTGTTTAAGATCCAGTCCGGATTGTTTTTCAACAGATGCTTTCATTGCCATATGATAGCGCATTTTATCATTCTGGGTCCTGGATGAATGAACAGCAGGTCCTTTTTTTGTATTTAATATATTATAGCTGATAGCAGTCTTGTCTGTTACCTTAGCCATTTCACCGCCAAGTGCATCAATCTCTTTGACAAGCTGCCCCTTTGCCATACCCCCAATAGAAGGACTGCAAGGCATGGCTGCCAGTTTATCAAGATCAATAGCCAGCAGTAAAACACTGGTTCCCATGCGTGCAGCTGCAAGAGCAGCTTCACACCCTGCATGACCTGCACCTACAACAATGATATCATATTTTTTTTTGTAAAAAGCCATATACTGCCCCTGTGTATCCATACAAAAAAAGTTTATCAATACAAAAAAAGTTTATCAATACAAAAAAAGGGAGACGCTAAAAAGCATCCCCCTTTTTTTAAATCAATCTATACAGCTATTGCTGTAAACTCATCATCAACCAGTTGCAGCTGAATGAGTTTTAATTTCAACTTTTTCTGTAAGACCTGCATAGTACTCACGAAGAATATCCAGAACTTCTTCACGGCCAAAGTGATCTGGAATTGTGGTTCCTTCGGAAAGACCCTTGCGGAGCATGGTTCCTGAAAGAAGTACACGGTCTTCTTTACCATGGGGGCAGGTTCTAAGGGAGGCCATACCATCACATTTTGAGCAGTAAAATGTCCAGTCAATCTTGAGCGGGGTACAAAGCAGGGCTTTGCCTGGTTCTGCAGGAGCTGGAATCTTGTTAAAAATGGTCTGGGCTTCAAACATACCGTAGAAATCGCCAACGCCGGCATGGTCACGGCCGATAATCATGCGTGAGCAGCCATAGTTCTGGCGGAATGTTGCATGAAGAAGACCTTCTCTTGGACCTGCATAACGCATATCCAGAGGATAACCGCCCTGAACAACCTTATCTTCAACAAAGTAGTTCTTTACAAGAGCATCAATACATTTTACACGAACCTCGGCAGGAATATCACCAGGTTTAAGGTTGCCGACCAGGGAGTGAATGAACACACCGTCACATACTTCCACAGCAATCTTTGCCAGGTATTCATGGGAACGGTGCATGGGGTTTCTGAGCTGCAGGGCTGCAACTTCGCTCCAGCCTCTTTCTTCAAAAATCTTGCGGGATTCAGAAGGTCTTTGATAAATTCCAGCATACTTAACAGGATATTCACCTTCGCTGAGAACCTTTACAGGGCCGGCCAGGTTATATTTACCCTGTTCCATAACCATCTGTACACCAGGATGATCGTCTTTTGCAATTTTCCAGAATTCTTCAGCAGTCGGGGTGCCTTCACCCATATAAACTTTTTCACATTCCCATGTTTTGTCAGCATCGGTCATTTCAAATTTTTCTGTTACCTGCATGGTAGCAAAAACTTCGCCTTTGCGAACCAGGGCAATTTCATCACCTGCTTTAACATCTTCATCATCAGTATCCAGGGTTACAGGAACAGGCCAGAATGTACCGTCTGCAAGCAGAAAATTTTCACAAACACCTTTCCAGTCTGCTTTGGTCATAAAGCTGGTAAGAGGGCTGAAGCCGCCAATACCCATCATAATAAGGTCGCCCTGTACACGGGCAGAGATTTCAAGCTTTTTTAAACCCTCGGCTTTTTTCTTTTCAGCATCAAGTTCAGCGCCTTCGAGCAGGCAGGTGGTCAGGCCTTTTCCGCCATGAGGAGGAATCAAGTTAGACATGTGTTTCTGTCTCCTTTCAATGAGTTACATTATTGTTTATCATACTATGTCAATGACATATAAATCCAATGAGCATCAATTATAAATAAAAGAAGACAATTAATAAGGAAAAAGATATTTGTCAAGAGTAATTTAGGAGTACCCCTTAAATAATAAATTAAGAAAAGAATGTTTTTATTGAAACCAGGCTGGTTATATTATATTCTCGGAAACATGGAAAAATCAAAAAAAGCATTAATAGAAAAAAAACTAAATCAATGGTTCAAACCTATACAAACCACCCTGCCTGATATTTACATGGTTGGAGGCAGTGTCAGGGACTGCCTGCTTGATAAATTTCCCAGGGATATTGACCTGGTCTGCCATGAATCCCATATCGGCAGTGCTAAATCTTTGGCAAAACTTCTGGCATCAGAAAATAAAGCCTCGTTTGTACCGTTTTTAAAAAAAATTAATGAGCCGTGTTTCCGTGTTGTGTCAAAAAATCCTGAACAGGGATTTATTGATATTTCTCCCATGCGCGGCAATAATATTGTTTCAGACCTTAATCTAAGGGATTTTACCATAAATTCCATGGCAGTTAAAATAAACCCTGACGGAACTATGGGAGATTTAACAGATCCATTAGACGGGGCCGGGGATATTAAAAAAAAAATCATAAGGATTTCAGGCCCTGATGTTTTCTCATCTGATCCCCTGCGGATGCTAAGAGCTTTCAGGTTTGCATCTGCACTAAGTTTTAATATTGATTTTACAGCAGCAGAATTAATTAAAGCAAATGCAGAAAAACTTAAAAATATTTCATTTGAACGTATTGTATATGAAATTATAGAGATTTTTAAAAATGATAATGCCTGCTTTTTTATCCGGCTCATGGATGAAATGGGAATTCTTGAGATAATTTTCCCGGAAATTATTCCTATGAAAAACTGCGGTCAAAATGCTTTTCATCATTTAGATGTATGGGAACATTCATTGCTTACTCTGGAAAACTGTGAACATATTATTAATAATCTGGATAAATATTTTAACAAAAATCATGACAAGATAAAAAAAATTATTAACCAGGACAATTGTATTGCTTTACTGAAAACAGGTTCAATGCTCCATGATCTGGGAAAACCGGCTGAAAAATCTATCTGTGAAAAAAAAGGACGCATTACTTTTTACGGGCATGAGAAAACCGGGGGGCTTATTATTGATGAGATTTCCAGGCGTTTGCGAATGTCTAAAAAAGAGCGTGAATTTTTAAATATCCTGGTAACAGAGCATATGAAGATTTTCAGCCTTTCAGATACCGGGGTTAAACCAATAACTAAAATGCGCTGGTTCAGAAAAATCGGAGATAATGCTGTGTTTGTACTTATTCAGGGAATGGCTGATATTATGAGTACATCAGGCCCAAAATCTTTG from the Desulfonema limicola genome contains:
- a CDS encoding methyl-accepting chemotaxis protein, yielding MIKKIEKINKLIKNTKLSTKLLLSFLFLGITPFIIIGSMSIIKGRDALSIQVFGQLETMREIKKARINDYFSEHKKDMGFLLEIADSLKRAAFDKLAIAQQNKKRQVEQYFRDHIANLAVLSGTDSVADLLKRFEQAFNYQTIELGNTLHLYLRDRFDSSFRNLARTYGYENIYLITKNGDIVYSLIKNSAEGQNLDKDKFINTPLSRCFQLGLTAVNIHDFTPDPVSGCKYCSFIGAPITEQGIVKGVMVVQLEIDGLNAIVNRNQGMGKTGETYVVGKSGENTSYRTNRLIKQGIAGQEKNGQDIEKALSGKSGQEIKMGSSGYLELTQYDPLLISGLNWAIITTMSLEEAISPRIKDNDDLFTKYVKQFNYKDLFLIHPQGDIFYSVLQRQDYNTNILTGPYAETGLGKLVKKVIKTKKYEISDIELYQPGDNEPANFIAQPVIKNNEIELIVALCLDVKDINHIMQQRDGMGKTGESYLVGQDRRMRSDSFLNPDKYSIKSSFIQKNQTKIETRASTQALAGKTGAELITGYHGKKVLSSYTPVFIENTIWALITEIEEDEAFASIRSLLYFMEIAAVLGIAIIIYFALFITRLISSPIQKTVTGLKKSADQLSMAADQIADTSRLLAQSASQQAVSIEQTSASLEQMKGASRETSELTDGAHELMDENIMKSGQSLKTLVQLTREMSKIEADSEHIVRVIKSIDEIAFQTNLLALNASVEAVKAGQAGAGFAVVADEVRNLAIKSTESAQNSQNLLNTTVLSINNSAYAIKKINNDFEGIIESATIMGDKTAEITRASQDLAKGIEQISIAANEMDKIAQQVAAASQESAAASEEMYSESARMKELVNELSSLVKEIKE
- a CDS encoding metallophosphoesterase, which translates into the protein MIIIADSHVSNHLGNTVPFFNMLEAFEKNNHDIVFLGDIFDLWIALPGYEDKIHKDFLTWCKDQKKYRTIGFIEGNHEFFLAEQKKDFFSWCTDLPWYQDGNACLFCHGDTINQKDKGYLLFKNLIKNPVVKFILMRLSCGPELTLKIRNTFKKRNSKIKKYLPETEIRNFGKSMFHKGIKTIFTGHFHQEYLICREDRRLYILNDWFSTQKICLYDKLSKKIKICHWSEIAS
- a CDS encoding response regulator, which gives rise to MKKILIVDQDVDTISMLSDSLIPYDIFRIISAENARQAAELLEQSRFDLVITELYLPEINGLKLLLYLKKKFPKTRAIAMLKSHKPEIISRLNKMAVQYYFIKPLDTARMLDAIFDELNIVPAGKIHGISLASLLQLVDIEKKTCTLTITCSGKTGLVHCIDGEVIAAETGSLTGKKALYHIMFWKKTIIEIEEECRKTHRDIKIPLMYLLMESHKIEDENKDNNQQKTVKDLPGESDDYDLKNIRSILDNSSEIYEYGIFDSHGNIEYIKNESSLLSTLNPVIYINIADDLGNILDNHLNQIIIHTRNRVKYSLFTYHSRFIIAEMIPGCKSMDFINKFKLQAEENYG
- a CDS encoding rubredoxin-like domain-containing protein, producing MKKWRCTVCGYVHTGNELPDKCPVCGADKSLFEEIEAKVEPVTVEEQDKKQDETPADTASGNESPAGEIPDDETLESDKSRIYNTIVSQLLKHHAHPISVHFPNGVLPMSVLFIFLAVAFEMKDLEITGFYTLIFVVFTLPFVLFTGYLEWKNKYGGHLTKIFLTKIICAIIVTGAAVCAVLWRFADPKVMDVYSPDRWTYVLLCLTMLGAAIVAGMIGGKLVFKD
- the mnmG gene encoding tRNA uridine-5-carboxymethylaminomethyl(34) synthesis enzyme MnmG, giving the protein MAFYKKKYDIIVVGAGHAGCEAALAAARMGTSVLLLAIDLDKLAAMPCSPSIGGMAKGQLVKEIDALGGEMAKVTDKTAISYNILNTKKGPAVHSSRTQNDKMRYHMAMKASVEKQSGLDLKQGMVERLVIENGHIAGVEDRTGFGYSARAVILATGTFLSGLVHIGFKSIKSGRAGEFASYGLPAHLKELGFTLGRMKTGTPPRLHKDSIDFSQFVPQEPMAKPAPFSFFTEKISMPQVPSYMGHTNEKSRKIVLDNLKHSALYGGMIKGVSARYCPSFEDKVVKFPERLRHHVILEHEGLDTDEIYASGLGNSLPVEVQVEFVRSVKGLEHAEIMRPGYAIEYDYINPLQLKPTLETKRLPGLFLAGQINGTSGYEEAGAQGMWAGINAACQIQKRPPFILDRSQAYMGVMIDDLVTKGTKEPYRMFTSRAEYRLMLREDNADLRLMSMGHDLGLIDKHILQDVNDRKQQIKNEIKRIKKTIIKPVPLVNQYLESRNTTPIDNGVSLDQILKRAEMDYSDVEFLAPAPEPVSLKIVRQVVIETKYEGYIQRQIREIEKFKNLENVKIPEDFDYTKVNGLSNELCEKLSSIRPASLGQSSRIDGMTPSAIAVIMIGIKAARKS
- the sat gene encoding sulfate adenylyltransferase: MSNLIPPHGGKGLTTCLLEGAELDAEKKKAEGLKKLEISARVQGDLIMMGIGGFSPLTSFMTKADWKGVCENFLLADGTFWPVPVTLDTDDEDVKAGDEIALVRKGEVFATMQVTEKFEMTDADKTWECEKVYMGEGTPTAEEFWKIAKDDHPGVQMVMEQGKYNLAGPVKVLSEGEYPVKYAGIYQRPSESRKIFEERGWSEVAALQLRNPMHRSHEYLAKIAVEVCDGVFIHSLVGNLKPGDIPAEVRVKCIDALVKNYFVEDKVVQGGYPLDMRYAGPREGLLHATFRQNYGCSRMIIGRDHAGVGDFYGMFEAQTIFNKIPAPAEPGKALLCTPLKIDWTFYCSKCDGMASLRTCPHGKEDRVLLSGTMLRKGLSEGTTIPDHFGREEVLDILREYYAGLTEKVEIKTHSAATG
- a CDS encoding CCA tRNA nucleotidyltransferase is translated as MEKSKKALIEKKLNQWFKPIQTTLPDIYMVGGSVRDCLLDKFPRDIDLVCHESHIGSAKSLAKLLASENKASFVPFLKKINEPCFRVVSKNPEQGFIDISPMRGNNIVSDLNLRDFTINSMAVKINPDGTMGDLTDPLDGAGDIKKKIIRISGPDVFSSDPLRMLRAFRFASALSFNIDFTAAELIKANAEKLKNISFERIVYEIIEIFKNDNACFFIRLMDEMGILEIIFPEIIPMKNCGQNAFHHLDVWEHSLLTLENCEHIINNLDKYFNKNHDKIKKIINQDNCIALLKTGSMLHDLGKPAEKSICEKKGRITFYGHEKTGGLIIDEISRRLRMSKKEREFLNILVTEHMKIFSLSDTGVKPITKMRWFRKIGDNAVFVLIQGMADIMSTSGPKSLEHHKNDLLKWAVDTIDLYFENIKPKIQDPNLITGKDLIEMGIKSGPEMGRILKQVREAQDSGIIKNHEQAVNLLDNLFTS